In the Wyeomyia smithii strain HCP4-BCI-WySm-NY-G18 chromosome 2, ASM2978416v1, whole genome shotgun sequence genome, one interval contains:
- the LOC129725160 gene encoding plexin domain-containing protein 2, which yields MANVSGATLKSALFLLILLSDCRVNYAEDPPKKSSGESQTTDTVKIFAHKPSVSEDKTSVAKQKLLNENLTGKKAPAMNSTTVYTDQLLGYNGTGQRKDYSIVSIKPGAEPTTVSTPSGGSVINVSVEARGGLGVARVGDGSTTTVDPLSDAINIDTVERSEADLNTTLQNHNIIYQQEDYHTYYNSVWTTDKSASEAYWKRLDNMNVSSLLSNSHRRATTVLLSFDFPYYGYPIRNITIATGGFLYTGDYVHSWLASTQYIAPLMANFDTSLSNNSFVKFRDDGETFTVVWENVSLQDRPENGSFTFSATLNKSGDIVFAYQIIPIDIQQIYDDKHPVKVGLSDAYIIDKTIFRTKQKTIYEYHRVNFGRSKVQNNTLITLFAQPTCFSFKDCQSCMTHEGAEFKCIWCPTLNRCSTGVDRKRQDWIQKGCDKTQIMDISVCPALGQKGNNYGEPVEISTEGNEANGTYRHETEIQLSKNVNSKTGPAGSGSSGDDSVNKVPAFHAAMEQESSSSSSLLVSMMVILGILLGCGCWVLYAYRNPHTKSGQLLIRYRPNKWSWRRGEARYTAATIHM from the exons ATCCTCCGAAAAAGTCCTCTGGTGAATCCCAAACAACAGATACGGTGAAGATATTTGCACACAAACCTTCAGTCAGCGAGGACAAAACGAGCGTCGCAAAGCAGAAACTGCTAAATGAGAATCTTACCGGCAAAAAAGCGCCGGCCATGAACAGCACTACCGTCTACACCGATCAGTTGCTTGGATACAATGGGACAGGTCAGCGCAAAGACTACTCTATAGTGTCCATTAAACCAGGTGCGGAACCAACCACTGTGTCGACACCCTCTGGCGGTAGTGTAATTAATGTGTCCGTTGAAGCTCGGGGGGGACTTGGCGTGGCCCGAGTGGGAGATGGAAGTACAACAACCGTCGACCCACTAAGCGACGCCATCAATATCGATACTGTGGAGCGAAGCGAAGCGGATCTCAATACCACACTACAGAATCACAATATCATCTACCAGCAGGAAGATTATCACACGTACTACAACAGCGTCTGGACGACCGATAAGAGCGCCAGTGAGGCATACTGGAAGCGATTGGACAATATGAACGTTAGCAGTTTACTTTCCAACTCGCACAGGAGAGCAACA aCCGTTTTACTTTCGTTTGATTTTCCTTACTACGGGTACCCAATTCGAAACATTACAATCGCTACCGGAGGATTCCTGTACACCGGCGATTATGTCCACTCGTGGCTTGCATCGACGCAGTACATCGCTCCACTGATGGCTAACTTCGACACAAGTTTATCGAATAATTCCTTTGTCAAGTTCCGCGATGATG GCGAAACCTTCACAGTGGTTTGGGAAAACGTCTCCCTTCAGGACAGACCGGAAAATGGCTCGTTCACGTTCAGTGCCACCCTTAACAAATCCGGGGACATCGTGTTCGCCTATCAAATTATCCCGATTGACATCCAGCAAATCTATGACGATAAACATCCGGTCAAGGTGGGCCTGTCGGATGCCTACATTATCGATAAAACTATTTTCC GCACAAAGCAAAAAACCATCTACGAGTATCATAGGGTTAACTTCGGTCGTTCGAAAGTACAGAACAATACGTTGATAACACTGTTCGCCCAGCCTACCTGTTTTAGCTTCAAGGATTGCCAATCTTGTATGACCCACGAAGGAGCTGAGTTTAAG TGCATATGGTGCCCTACCTTAAACCGATGTTCCACCGGTGTTGACCGCAAACGGCAAGATTGGATTCAAAAAG gctgtGACAAGACCCAGATAATGGATATCTCAGTGTGTCCCGCACTTGGCCAGAAAGGTAATAACTATGGCGAACCGGTCGAAATTAGTACCGAAGGCAATGAAGCAAATGGTACTTACCGACATGAAACTGAAATTCAGTTATCAAAGAACGTAAATAGCAAAACGGGACCTGCAGGCTCTGGCAGCAGTGGAGACGACAGTGTGAACAAAGTTCCTGCCTTCCACGCTGCCATGGAGCAAGAATCTTCATCCAGCAGCAGCTTGCTAGTGTCGATGATGGTCATCTTGGGCATTTTGCTGGGCTGCGGATGCTGGGTGCTGTATGCGTACCGGAATCCCCACACCAAGAGCGGCCAGTTGCTTATCAGA